A genome region from Crossiella equi includes the following:
- a CDS encoding NACHT domain-containing protein, which translates to MLRALTYADAVRLLGGKESRAVTWLDRLTSTAMLGTAPFADEVLGWFDAKADLVKHGHDLVNGLSDRVRGLRRFDRTQRLAAAHAVLVTLAFVEAFRELDFRPDPEEVLDPKLRTRALVSSLLDADVPLPAPQRPYADNLQALSAHYSDLCTELLKFVSGLAVWDRWDERRRDLFIQATRQLVGHALTRYQELFRQLAVDCPELAFWSGLNEHSATQHLVRTGLADLQTQLVAIATGRAPDDRRADLARGYQARLDVPVIEPGEVPAGFRIPALHEAYVAPRYRVQGIGPGAALSQEPWWEEIPVREDVEAFLLGHLTSPQATRGPLLVLGQPGSGKSMLTHVLAARLPPTDFLPVRVPLREVAAESDVQTQVEQAIRQRTGYRLDWPDLSRSAGDALPVVLLDGFDELLQATGVSQSDYLDRVRAFQQREAEQGRPVAVLVTTRTSVADRARVPDGSVALRLEPFDPPRTTRWLTAWDAPLTPEVALRHPDLASQPLLLLMLTLYVADGGTLDEADLAEGELYERLLHRFAEREVRKTHAGLPDKDLAAAVEHELRRLSVVAFGMFNRGQQWITEPDLDADLTALLGVRATPRTGSRSPLGQAESTLGRFFFIHRAEAHRDDDRLRTYEFLHATFGEYLVARFTWQALTALNALAAATAANPFATTPLDDGFLHALLSQTPLSNRVPVLTFLTEFRQAATPEHREQLTALVLRLYRTALLPHPHRTATDYQPQVRTAPARHGLYRANLLLLLVVLKHWVHGSELYGEVDDVVRHWRGDVLLWRGQLTAEEWTGLADQLTLERKPHDIALALGHLATPPPVPAHWPEPWPSLEELRRHTHLQCGFEDLYLHILEPLLEHLPETTRSAGERERTLLDLLTLTSRPDAAQVRGSAYDDYIRAATHPTHPELSELVRLDHVLTLLGADHRANPNHGVEAMNLFVRGLSQMTPRWHEMEERALHHALALLGRDPVTDLAVGSALTPMLAELLASDPTPPLLEVLVKLTELEALPDPDQLTDFEPTVWADLAQARPDLARRAEAAWQRQSPQDPWPYSRA; encoded by the coding sequence ATGCTGCGGGCCCTGACCTACGCCGACGCCGTCCGCCTGCTGGGCGGCAAGGAGAGCAGGGCGGTCACCTGGCTGGACCGCCTCACCAGCACCGCCATGCTGGGCACGGCCCCGTTCGCCGACGAGGTGCTGGGCTGGTTCGACGCGAAAGCGGACCTGGTCAAGCACGGCCACGACCTGGTGAACGGCCTGTCCGACCGGGTGCGGGGCCTGCGCCGCTTCGACCGCACGCAGCGGCTGGCGGCGGCGCACGCGGTGCTCGTGACGCTGGCCTTCGTCGAGGCGTTCCGGGAGCTGGACTTCCGCCCGGATCCCGAGGAGGTCCTGGACCCGAAGCTGCGGACTAGGGCCCTGGTCAGCAGCCTGCTCGACGCCGACGTGCCGTTGCCAGCCCCGCAACGCCCGTACGCCGACAACCTCCAGGCCCTCTCCGCCCACTACAGCGACCTGTGCACGGAACTGCTGAAGTTCGTCAGCGGGCTCGCGGTGTGGGACCGGTGGGACGAACGCCGCCGGGATCTCTTCATCCAGGCCACGCGCCAGCTCGTCGGACACGCGCTGACCCGCTACCAGGAGCTGTTCCGCCAGCTGGCCGTGGACTGCCCGGAGCTCGCGTTCTGGTCCGGACTGAATGAACATTCAGCCACCCAGCACCTGGTCCGCACGGGCCTGGCCGACCTCCAGACCCAGCTGGTCGCGATCGCCACCGGCCGGGCCCCGGACGACCGCCGCGCCGACCTGGCCCGCGGCTACCAGGCCCGGCTGGACGTCCCGGTCATCGAACCGGGCGAGGTCCCGGCGGGCTTCCGCATCCCGGCCCTGCACGAGGCCTACGTCGCCCCGCGCTACCGCGTCCAGGGCATTGGCCCGGGCGCGGCGCTGAGCCAGGAGCCGTGGTGGGAGGAGATCCCGGTCCGCGAGGACGTCGAGGCCTTCCTCCTCGGCCACCTCACCTCCCCGCAGGCAACGCGCGGCCCGCTCCTGGTGCTGGGCCAGCCGGGCTCGGGCAAGTCGATGCTCACGCACGTGCTGGCGGCCCGCCTCCCGCCGACGGACTTCCTCCCGGTCCGCGTCCCGCTGCGCGAGGTGGCGGCGGAGAGCGACGTGCAGACCCAGGTCGAACAGGCCATCCGCCAGCGCACGGGCTACCGCCTGGACTGGCCGGACCTGTCCCGCTCGGCGGGTGACGCCCTCCCGGTGGTCCTCCTGGACGGCTTCGACGAGCTCCTCCAGGCCACGGGCGTGAGCCAGAGCGACTACCTGGACCGCGTGCGCGCCTTCCAGCAGCGCGAGGCGGAACAGGGCCGCCCGGTCGCGGTCCTGGTCACCACGCGCACCTCGGTGGCCGACCGCGCCCGCGTCCCGGACGGCAGCGTGGCCCTGCGCCTGGAACCCTTCGACCCGCCCCGCACCACCCGCTGGCTGACCGCCTGGGACGCCCCGCTCACCCCGGAGGTGGCCCTCCGCCACCCCGACCTGGCAAGCCAGCCGCTCCTGCTGCTGATGCTGACCCTGTACGTGGCCGACGGCGGCACCCTGGACGAGGCGGACCTGGCCGAGGGCGAACTGTACGAACGCCTGCTGCACCGCTTCGCCGAACGCGAGGTCCGCAAAACCCACGCGGGACTCCCGGACAAGGACCTGGCCGCCGCGGTCGAACACGAGCTGCGCCGCCTGTCCGTGGTCGCCTTCGGCATGTTCAACCGGGGCCAGCAGTGGATCACCGAGCCGGACCTGGACGCGGACTTGACCGCCCTGCTGGGTGTGCGGGCCACCCCGCGCACCGGTTCGCGCTCACCACTGGGCCAAGCGGAAAGCACGCTGGGTCGCTTCTTCTTCATCCACCGCGCGGAAGCCCACCGCGACGACGACCGCCTGCGCACCTACGAGTTCCTGCACGCCACCTTCGGCGAGTACCTGGTCGCCCGCTTCACCTGGCAGGCGCTGACCGCCCTGAACGCCCTCGCCGCCGCGACCGCCGCCAACCCGTTCGCCACCACGCCCCTGGACGACGGCTTCCTGCACGCCCTGCTCTCCCAGACCCCGCTGAGCAACCGCGTCCCGGTCCTGACCTTCCTCACCGAGTTCCGGCAGGCCGCCACCCCGGAGCACCGCGAGCAGCTGACCGCCCTGGTGCTCCGCCTCTACCGCACCGCCCTGCTGCCCCACCCGCACCGCACCGCCACCGACTACCAGCCCCAGGTCCGCACGGCCCCGGCCCGCCACGGCCTCTACCGCGCGAACCTCCTGCTCCTGCTGGTGGTCCTGAAGCACTGGGTGCACGGCAGCGAGCTGTACGGCGAGGTCGACGACGTCGTGCGGCACTGGCGCGGCGACGTCCTGCTGTGGCGCGGCCAGCTGACCGCCGAGGAGTGGACCGGCCTGGCCGACCAGCTCACCCTGGAACGCAAGCCGCACGACATCGCCCTGGCCCTGGGCCACCTCGCCACCCCTCCCCCGGTCCCCGCGCACTGGCCGGAACCGTGGCCGTCCCTGGAGGAGCTGCGCCGCCACACCCACCTCCAGTGCGGCTTCGAGGACCTGTACCTGCACATCCTGGAACCGCTGCTGGAGCACCTGCCGGAGACGACACGGTCCGCGGGCGAACGCGAACGAACCCTCCTGGACCTGCTGACGCTGACCAGCAGACCGGATGCCGCGCAGGTACGCGGCAGCGCCTACGACGACTACATCCGGGCGGCCACCCACCCCACACACCCGGAGCTCAGCGAGCTGGTCCGGCTGGACCACGTGCTCACCCTGCTCGGCGCCGACCACCGGGCCAACCCGAACCACGGCGTCGAGGCGATGAACCTGTTCGTCCGGGGCCTGAGCCAGATGACCCCTCGCTGGCACGAGATGGAGGAACGAGCCCTCCACCACGCGCTGGCGCTGCTCGGCCGTGACCCCGTCACGGATCTGGCGGTGGGCAGCGCGCTGACTCCGATGCTTGCCGAACTCCTGGCCAGTGACCCGACGCCCCCACTGCTGGAGGTGCTGGTCAAGCTGACCGAACTGGAGGCGCTCCCAGACCCCGACCAGCTCACCGACTTCGAGCCGACCGTCTGGGCCGACCTCGCCCAGGCCCGCCCCGACCTCGCGCGCCGGGCCGAGGCCGCGTGGCAGCGGCAGAGCCCCCAGGACCCCTGGCCCTACTCACGGGCATGA